A segment of the Necator americanus strain Aroian chromosome IV, whole genome shotgun sequence genome:
CCTTTAGGTTTTCATATAACAGTTCTCAGTTGCACACAAAAGTCTTCAAATTATTTCACAGATTAGGAAAAATGCGAGGAATAATTTTATGAGACATATCTACCTTTGCGACAGGCCACATTTCAatgggaagaaagaaaaaatgctcaGCTCGGTTTCGCTCGAGAATATGTAAACATTGATTCACAATTACACGGTAGCTGTAATCCGAGAGTAGATGATATCAACATCcagacaaaaagaaagaaagagaaaagaactattcggatatttttcattattcaacACGCATTATCGGCTTGAAATCCCGAAGTCACAAAATTTAGAAACAATTGTTAATTATTGAAATAGAAgatattttttcgaaaaaattagtGCATATATTTACGTGAAAGTCGAACTCCAAACTAACCAAAAGAACTCTAAACTTTCTCCCCTCTTTTCTAAGTTTTCTAAACtcggttttcaaaaaaatctgctgCACTTAGAACTCGAAAATCCTGGAAGGATTTGGGAACTTCTGAATCCCACCTTTATCACAATcaatgaaatttctggaagaaaaatgttagagCCACTATCCCCCGGACCCGATCTCGAACGgtaaacgaaaagaaagcaaCGAACTTGCCGTGTAGCTCGtatatttgtgaaaaagtaCGTCTGTGTCCCACGTCAATGATGTACTTAAAAGTTTGAATAGGAGACAAGTGCCATACGAACGGAATATAAAAGCACGAGggcaaataaaaaagtggtAGAGttcttttctcctatttttttttgttttttggtcaAACCACCGTATGGTGTGAACCGGGagaaatcaaaatatttgcaatGGATCCGGGCGATGCGATCTGCGCGCACAACCAGCAGCAGCACTACGATGTGTTTTGAGCCGAATTGCAAACGAAACACCTTCTTAGACGAATCCAGAATCTGAGGCGGGTGGAAAAAAGGTGGATTGACGCGAACagcggaaaggaaaaaagagggaatATGTGGGTGGTGCTATAGTCTGATAAAGTGGTAGTTGAGCAGAAATATGGGAAGGAATGcggtgaagcaaaaaaaaaaaagagaagtgcaAACATACATAAGTGCATGAATTAATCTATAGGCGAAGCAAGTGAGGAGATATTTTTAGGAAAAGGACCGAAAATAGATATGAAGGTTATAAAAAATAGGATATGTAAATAACAGAGCCAAAGGTATAGTCTTGTGAGTGTTAATCAAGTATAGCCACATATAAAACAGGATTCCCGACAGTTTCCCTAAgccaaaatttttaaaaattcatcttttttgaatttttctcggtAAATTTCCTATAACTCTaaatttcaggtgcagtaaCGATAAACACCACTCGACTAAATACATATCGCTCGAAAGATATAAAAGAATACggaacgcttttttttgttaacttttttcttttttttcgtatttagCAGTAAGGCGTAACTGGTAGTcgcaggaatttttttaaaaggagaaCCAAAAGAGATTAGAACGTCTTCAGAATCGATATCTTTGATTGAATGGTGAGGAATAATTATCAAGGAAATGTGccgttgaaaaattctgaatgtggtcgaaaaacggaaaaaaaacctttgtttaagtttttttgttccttagaTGAGagattatatattattttttcctcagaaatcATTATTAATTCATCGTCCACAGAGCAGGAAGTAGTAATCGAAAATCCATATATCGAAACTGAATGTAAGAAATCAATACCCAGAAAATTTTATCCTTAAGCACTTCTCGTTGTGGTtaaagaacaggaaaaaaaacttttttttttccttctacaaATGTAAAATCGGGGTCACCAGGATCTGATTTAGGGTGCAATGTGGCGTAAGTGGTTGCGAAGCGGAGCTGGCAAGCTACAGTGACTCTTTGCAGCGCAGACAATGGCCAGCCTCCAGGACGAGGGCATAGCAGAACGAGGGTCCCATCGGTCCATTTCAATCCCAACTAATTAAGTCATAGTATGTCATAAGCCACGTCTTTCCTTACCTCACTATAAACAACGTTGTTACTAaacttttctcaaaaaaataaaaacaaaaattccaagttttttccgctcatttttttcgCGCCAAAACCTTCAACTTAATATAATTTGTTATCAAAAGTtcaaagtgaaacaaaaaaatttataaactGCTCCTTTTGGTCAACAAACTGCTTTTTATGTTACTTATTTTAACTATACTATTTTCGTCCCAAGACCAGCTATGTAAATTAGTTGACGTACTACAAACCCAACTTGTTGTCCCAATGATTCTATGCgaatattcacattttttttgacattttttttaattttgtgacTTCCAGTTCTCTCTTagtttaactttttttcttctcttcatttatttcttattttctttggttcatttttatgcaaaaatgTTCAATTCCTCTCATATCCCTTTCTAATTCTTCTCTGCCTTCAAAATCGCTGGTAATAGTTTTGTATCGGGTCAGAATCTGTTTCTGTTTAAGATTCCACCTGATCTTTTAATTAATTGCGCTAATTAGAGGGAACTAACTAAACGAAGAGCACTGAACGGATAGCGGCTTAATACGGTAGTATTCCTCAATGGCAGGACCTCGCTGAGACCTGAACTTCCATAAACAGCGCTGATGAATAGAACTCAAAAGGGGTCTTTAATAACAAATAGCTAtgtatttcgaagaaaaactagGTATCACGTGAAATTCAACCATGTATGGAATGTTAATAAGGGctggtcaaaaaaaaaagaacgagttcGGCCGAGTTTGCACAGATGATTCGAAGGAATCCTACACTTCTAGAACTTCGGCGCAAAACGCCATCAAATGCGCAAGCACGCGTGATAATTGCCGAATTTTCGAACACAAAGCGTTGGACCGGAAATCAGCGTTGCTGTGGAACCTTCCTCCCAACCGAAAACCCCCAGAGCCCGACAAACTAACCATTGATCTAATTTCCGGTACCTGACAAATCAATGGCTGAACTTAGCGTTTAATTTTCAGGAATCTTGAATCAGGGCACCGCTACAACCGTTATTAAGtgaattattatatattatatttatatttaataagttattttactatattatttattttatgtatatttaataagtcttttatttatatttaataagTAAAAATCACATGCTATATTATTTTAGGACCCGTTCAAGAAGGAAATTGCGTTTCAAAAccaaattattaaaaaagtagggctttttgaaatatttcgcgAAAATCGATACggagaaaaaatgatgaatgatCTGATACATACGTATTGTACGTAGGAAGATCTGTAATCAATTTTAATGTCATAAGAACTCAGAGCACGAAAGAGCGTTGCGGATGCGAGCAGAGCTTTTGACCAATAATAAGCACGCAAATGCTCCGCCCACATTCGCACCGTCAGGCTATGAATGGATGTGGGGAACTTCGTCTGTAGATTTAAAGATGCGACCACACTCTTATTACTTCTTTGCCTGATATAATTTTCCATATTGAAGAACAGTGAGAAACACTCGACAGCTCCCATTCAACAACAcggagaaattaaaaatatcacGGTATCATACAGTCTAGTAAACAGTTACTTCGTTGGAGCAAATTTATCGCACCGCCACCgctaattcattttttttttctgtgttcgaAGAGGTCGTTTCACAGTTTCTCAGTGACGAACCGCGTTTTAACcaccggaagaaaaaaaaaaacgttgcatTAAAAATCCTTGCTAACGacgcttttatttttaatcatgtatattttttaaatcacaatTTTACTGCAAAAAGCAAATAACAAATGGATTTTGCTAAATTTTGTCTATCCAAATAATTTTTGCcacttttgcagaaaatttcttggCAGATGcaataaaagagaaggaagtacactaaaatttagaagaaacaaatagaatttaaaataatcCTTCGAAAAAGGAAGTctggattcgaaaaaaaaaatggaaaatgtaaCTACCATGAATTTAGCCTATTAACCAGGTGAATAATGACTGTAGCGAAACCTAATGCATGAGTCCTTATTATTCCTGACGCTACCGTAACTGCAATGgaagaaataaggaagaagAGGATTTAATCGACAGATTTCCATGCAATAAACATAAGTCTGTTAACTTGGGGGAAAAGAAACTTCTAGGAAGGACAACAGATGATTGttgaaagtttttaaaatgacGGCCGAAATTCCAAGGACATCCACGTAAGACTGTGATGCGTatcggtgtgtgtgtgtgtgtacgtcCACAATTCGCGAAAAATTGTGACCTTCTCGATCCGATAAACGTCCACAATAAATAGGTTTATTGGCAGTCAAACTGCACTTTCACACGTCAATCAgcgaaaagatgaaaacaccAAAAGGCAGCACACTAGAAAATTGCTGATATCAGCAAttctccacgaaaagaaaGGCTTAGGGATGTGGATAACAAGTGGGAATTTGATCGCGCCCAATCCCCCTAGTCTTCTTGAAAAACGCCGCGGAAAACGGCTCGGTCGATCGAATTTCCTTACGACACACCTAACAACGCGTCACGTATGCGAGCGCAGGCAAACGCGGCGGGACTGGAAACGAGCGAACAATCAATGGAGGCTGTTAGTGCTGTCCTTCTAccctttccagaaaaatattactatcaatatttttatttatatttcaatatcaaaaatattatgatagccattttttgaatagattTAACCATTAACAAAACTAAATATATGTAGATATTTTAAATGAACTTCATTACAAATATGTATAATAGAAAAGAcgctaataaaatttttctgggGTTCGTAGGAATAATTAGAAACTTGAAATCAAATCTCCGGCGAACCTTTTCCTCGCCTTTTTCCAATTAATTAAAAGATAAGTACCATCGAATACTAAACAAAAATGTTACGAACATTGCAAAAGGAACGGAATTCTCGATTCTGCCGTTGCCGACATAAACGTGATCTCAAATAACTCCATTGATGGCAAAAAAACCTTGCGCCCAAAATCTTCCTAACTTTTTGGCAGTTTTAAACGCTCGtggatcaataaaaattgatataaaaataaaaataagaccAAACCGTCACCATTTCTGaattattgtgatttttttgtgcTAAAAAGTAAAGTACGATATATAATACGATTGAGAACGTATCCACTTTTTCCTACGATTTTGCGAATTAAGGATCAAGGTGTTTACATGACTCAAGTAGCCTTAACAGTTCTTTAAGGTGTcagtttcatattttcattgatcgATACATGTTCAAAGCATAGTGACTCCCTTATCTAAAAGTTTCgcgtttctgttcttttcgaGAAAGTTCCTTAAAAATACTAGGTAATTTTTGTCTATGgccttgagaagaaaaaaaaaacggatgacATTTTCAAATGGTAACCGGAGCAATCAAgcaaaattatttatattccATATTTTGAACAACTTTTAGATGTTGTCGCATCTTTTAAATCTtagaaaatcaaaggaaaatgTAATTTTCTCTCTTATAACTGCACAGATATAGCAGCGTCACAACGCATCGAAGCACTGTGCAGTCGcctaagcggctgcgcacAAAGCGtttcggtgaagcgtagcggtaaGGATGGAGGTAAGGACGACCCTtactagcaccattcttcgctacagttcgcaatggtcccaccacgattccaaccgttcCTACATCAAGCCGCTTtaaacgcagccgcttacgcaaccgcaccgtgcttcatgtcgttatgACCCTATTgtcataatataaaatatgcgTATataatatcatgctatataataacgggctgtttccgtcacgtgtgtgtgtgtgtgtttgtttgtttgtttgtttgtttgtttgtttgtttgtgtgtgtgtgtgtgaaacgaaattccaaagtGGTAAGAAAGGGTGAGTCGGgtcccactgcgtcggattgctgCGCTGAAGGAGCAAAGTGGTAAGGAGTGGAACGGGTGCCACTGTGTTGGCGTCGAAGATCGGTAAAAGGTGTGGGACGGGCCTCATAaagtcgaattggtgcgccggcactgAAAAGCGATAAGAAGAAGTGGGTCGGgtcccactgcgtcggattgctgCGCTGAAGGAGCAAAGTGGTAAGGAGTGGAACGGGTGCCACTGCGTTGGCGTCGAAGATCGGTAAAAGGTGTGGGACAGGTCTCATTGAGttgaattggtgcgccggtacTGAAATGAGGTAAAATGGTGTGGCACAGGTCAAACGGCGTGGAATTCGTGTGTTGTGGTGCAATAGTATCgcacaataacttcgtgtgcatgtcgcaaaagctGAATTGGACGTTGTAACAGTTTCATACCCGTGGCCACTGCGCGTGCGTTGCTTTCCACCTCTGTGACTTCTTCGGGCGTCTATCTCCTTGCctgtttgcctcaggttgataacatgccttcctcagaaagtggaaacacgaatgaaaccggttGTTTGAATAGTAGCGAACAATTTATATGATCTGATGTAGAATGCTACCTTTACCAGTACGATAATGTTGTTCACCTCATTttacgttaaaacatcattctgtgataactatttcgggaaaacaggaagaaaatccatacctAGGGTAATGGTTTCGAACTGTGTCCATATTATATTGAAATCGAAAGAGTGTATTTGAAAAATCAGCCTTCaatgttctcaaaatgtaaaactgacgcatttagaaagaaaactacgaGGAAAAATACTAAGAAAACACGGTTGGAGAAAAACACAACTCTACCTATACAGAAAATTCCaatactattaatttttattgatcagtgatgACGGGCGAAGCGAACAGCACAAAAAGTCTCAAGCCCGGCCTTATCCGGATGTTCAGACTGGTACATATGATAACAACTCAGTGAGAAAACTtggaatttaagaaaaaaaaactaaaaaaatgaaaaaaaaaatcaagatttaCTCTGGTAGCGGTGTAGGCAACCTAAGCAGCGCAGGTCGATTGATCAAATTGATccggcgaagaaaaaaaaatgagccgTGGGTGGCAGGGCAGCCGTCTTTGATTTTGTAGATCAAAACCTCACACGATCTTGGAGCGTAACGAAGCTAAGTGGTCACGGTGAtcccttatttttttgaaatttttctttttttctttctttcgcttAATCTTCGTTTTTTCGGTTTTTAGCTGTTATTCAAAATCCTTTCAATAATCTCCGGTATAGCTTCTCAAAAatatcaatttctttttttatttaaatattttttcaacagaatagagaaaactatttttaatGTAGGTTCATTATTGTCTCATTTAGTAAttgtaaagtaaaataagcaaaaaattatAACATTGTCGTGATATATGAGTGTTGTTTTACTTAAGCCACACATAAGTGTAAGAAATACCGATACGTAGAGAGAATACATATACCTATCGATCAATATCTATCAAAAACGAAACGATCAACGTCCATGTCGATTATCGTTGTGCGCTACGGTGGGACAAACCGTGAAAGCATAAAAATTAAACGTAGGAAACAGTTAAACATTTTATCAAAGCTTTAGTAAATCCACAATCCTTCGACATATCGCTCTTCCTTCAGAACTCGGTAGTTTTTGGATCCGTGATGTATGGACAGACAGTATTTCGATTCAATAACGCTAAGAAGTATACAAAAGCGGTAATCCATAATGTCACATAGATCGACCATCGCCAACGTTCCCATAACGAAGTCTTACGACGTTGACGACGTTTATGACGAGTTTTCAAGCTTCGCATCGCTAACGATTCCATGGATGTGGTTAGGTCGATCTGAATGAGAAACCCTGGGATTGAGGAGATTGAAAtatgcgagaactggtcccagGAAGTTTCTGGTATTTTGACACATTTTTAAGTAGTCGCTGAAGAATCAGGATCCATTGACAAAATCTGTGGGGGACGAGTTCTCGCACTTCGAAAAAACATTCAGACACAATAGCCGCAGTAATGCGAGTGATTTTGGTATAATCACGCATTTTAAAGAATTTGGAAAACCAGGGTCAACTGACCAAACCTAGAcagggaccagttctcgcacttcgaaaaagaaagattcgGAACGAATAGCAACTAACATTCCTCTCCTTTGCCTTCCTTACAACTTTTAACGCTTTCATGAGTTCATCCACGTTCACATTTTCACTTGTTGGAACCGACTGAAGAAAAACGTCTCACTTCTGATCGGAAATGATTCGATGTAttgatttaaattaaaaattttaataaattatcaaatttttattgtgttgatttgaaattcaaattttcgcGTCATTTCTTCGTAGATTGCACGTTTTCCTAAACATTTTAGCACTTTAGtacattctggaaaaaaatgctgaaacaTGCATTGCTGTAGGCTGAGGTCAATTTTAACTTCAACACACTTTAAATGACTTTCCCgtagaaaaattccaacataTGTCAAAATCTCCCAAGTCACTGTAGATAAATCCAACAGGTGGATGCCCCAGAGCAACTATGCCGTCAAAATGGATTGCCACCGCTAATAGCGCAGTATTTTCGTCAACAATGTATCCAAACATAAGTCAATATACTTAAGCATGATCTCTTTATAGGCACTGAAACCGAAAACAGAACTTACCTGTCCtgatttgacttttttcttaacaacTTGCAACTCcttaaacaacaaaacaacttcttttttttgcttcaccgTAAACCATGTCTACTGTAATTTCTATAAAGATTACTTGAAATccagatgatgatgatgatctaTCCTTGTCTGAATTAACGGTTGAAGTGCTGGACGCTTGTGATTGTGCACTCATCTTACAGTAATATTATCACCACTTGTAGTATTAAAAACctagtaaaaaaatgaatgtgaaggtaaaattcaagaatcttcgcaaaaaaaaaccacccgaAAACTACTTGCTTTCGGTTAGAAAGAAAGCTATGCTAAGTTATTGATGGTTATAAGGTAGAACTTGAAGCGGATCGTAGACGAGAGGAAGGTTCCAGAACGTACAACGCTAACACTCAGCTACATCTACACGAAGATAGAGTGACTTACCACCGATAGAACTGTATAAAGACTGTTGCCTACTCTAAGGGtatgcaaaaataaacatgaaatcGATTGTGATAAAACGTTATCCGAGCTTTGTGAAGGATCGAATACATTCAAAGGCCTATTctgttctattctattcttctattattagagaaaaaaaaacgttcgtcaacaacacaacaacaacctGTCAACATCTTCGTGCTTGTTCTTTCTTTACATCGATCCTCTCCGAAAACCGCACAATGATAGCGTTACTAGCATCTGTTTGGTGATATACTTCAGAATAACTGTTCAAAGCCCTAATAAGTCTCTGATTTCAATCCTCAAACGATCCATGGCTCCAAAAAATCTTGGATTTGATGTGTAATACCGAATCAAGGTGGAAGGTTTCGTGAAAATTTATTCAATGTTATGTATAATACAAACATTTCAACGTTAGTCACTATGTATCCAAAATCACAAGGCTGGAAGGGTCGTAtataaaagtgaaatgaagagGTACAATGATACTTTCAAGGAACAAATTTACAAATCCCTTGATAACGTCTGGCTTACATGTATCTAGCGAAACTCAGGGCGATACCCTTGACTAGAAACGATAACGAAACGAAAATGTTGTAACTAAACACGCTATTAAACGACAATCTGGACCATCGTGGAAGACATTTGTAAAATCAACGGACTGTGAAAAAGAGCAccattagaaagaaatattgcAAATTATCACATCAAAAGGCCATTACAATGAGAAGATAACataatatttaagaaaaaaattaaatttgaacttTACTACCTATCCTTACCTGttttaaaacactttttgCAACCTTTGTCAACTgacatttttctcctaaaCTTCGTCTGGCACTTCAAGTGTGAGAGCGATCCGCATGTGCCACATTTGTACACTTTCTCCagttgaaatggaaaaagtagTTCTTGAGCGTTCTCACAGTATGCACACGTGGCCGCATATTTTTTGCAGTGctgaaattctttctttcaaattgtCAAGAGCAATTTTGGAAGGGAATTAGATACAGAACATTTGGATGCAGCGAACTTTTTTCGTATGTAGAAATGCCCCAAAAAATCGAGTTGAAGGAATTTCGTTAGAAGTTAGTAAGTCCTTCAAAACCTCTAGTATTATTTGCTCCCTTTCACTTGCTAGgtgttattttcaaatatttgttttcggaCATTTAACCTCACTTTTGGTTAGGAACTTTTCAACAgtctcaagagaaaaaaaaacaaaaaagtaaacattaTTTTAAACATCTTATGGGAACTGCATTCTGAGAACCTCAGAATTTGCCGGCAGGATTTGTTTCACTTTGTGATCACAACTGAGGAATTCATCAAAGTTCAAAAGTAAGCACGCCCAGTAATACTAAACAAGCCCACTTCTAGAAAAATGCAgctttcgtttaaaaaataggGTTGGTAGTCATAATCGACATGACAAGtagttccagagaaaaaaaagaagaatctgGAAACAAATAGCTCCTTCAGTACACCAAAAACAACTGTAAATGTGTCTCTTGTACAAAGAGCATatgataagaagaaaatcaatcaacgaaaaaaatccgtgAATCCCAGGAAAAAAGAGTTGGAGCAAAGGTCCCAATAttgaagaagaattgaaatatCTTGTTTCTATGTGCAGGAAGTTCGTTTTGCTCACCATCTCGAAtgtctaaaaaataaatcgtaCCTCACAAACTTCTATATGACATTTCGCGAAATATACTATTGGTTCTAATAAGGTGCTCATATCCTTATTATGTACACGAACAAGATCagatagagaaaataaatccagTGAATGAAGCAGGTGTTGCTCCATTGATGTAAACAGTGTGCGAAGACTGAAATCAATGAGAAAGATTTCTAGTTTCCGAGTATAACACTGAGCATACGAACTGCAAACTCACTTCCCgtattttgttattgtttcttCCGCATCCGGGCACTCCTTCACATAATCCCACATGTAGGCTAATTTTTCCCGCAAGACAATCACATGTTTTAGGACCCGTATTTTTTCTACCTGAAAGTCAAAAAGTAGACTTAGCAACTTGTCAATAGTTTTTTATTGTTAGCTTAGTATTTTAATAGAAGAATAGAACACAGGGTGTTTTGGAATATagtttggaattttttagACATGGAAAACTGCATGCAAGTACTCATCCTTGTTTTCTACTTAGCAATCACagagcaaaattaaaaaataaaccatAAAAGCTTACAATATGTGGAGCTACTGAGCACACATTGATTGCAGGCACATCGCGAATGTCGGTTAAGAAGTGAAAGGCAAGATCACATACAGGGAATTCGCTGAAATCAACAATCGATAATGAATATCAAACCAAACTGGTTCCATCTTCGCTGACCTGCGACTATGCCAAAACTCTGAGAATTACTAGCGGACCATAACGAAACTAGCCTACAGGTACTTGTAGCCACACAAACTTCACAAAAGCAGGAAGTTTCAAGcggcaaagaaaagaagaacaaatgcATCAATTATGATTTCTTCCGATAGCAAGTTAAAGAAATGTCAGGTTTACAGCTTGTCAGTTCTAATTAGTAAAACAAGCACATACGTTAGGTTCCCAAAatctaagaaataaaaaaaatactcataAAATACGTACTTGAAATTCCATGTGTGCAATATCCTGGCCGGAATAATAGATTTCGACCCTTGATGGCAACACTGGCAAAATACTTTTCCATAATAATCACAGTATCTACAATGAATAATACGTTAGCTTTGTTCGAGACCTACCAAACactacaaaaatagaaaagaaatactcTAAATGGAACTTGTATTCGTGGTCTCAGAAAcgtaaaatattaaatttaagGAGACAATGTCACTATACTGTAATAGAAAACATCAGCACATTTgcgaagaaattaaaagaaattgcGCCTTTTCTTGGAACAATCCGCAATAATTTTCGATGGAATTATTCTTGAGATTGCGAGCAACCCACTGCTAATTATATCttatataaataattatgCAGTTGTAGTCTCAAAGACATAAATGACATATTAAATTTAA
Coding sequences within it:
- a CDS encoding hypothetical protein (NECATOR_CHRIV.G16885.T1), whose product is MSAQSQASSTSTVNSDKDRSSSSSGFQELQVVKKKVKSGQSVPTSENVNVDELMKALKVVRKAKERNIDLTTSMESLAMRSLKTRHKRRQRRKTSLWERWRWSIYVTLWITAFVYFLALLNRNTVCPYITDPKTTEF